AGGCTTTCTGGTAATCGGCTTTTGCTTCCAGCGTTTTGCCTAAAAGACGATAGGCTTCGCCTCGTGTATGGTAGGCTTCCGCCAAATCAGGATTTCTCCGAATCGCTTCCTCACAGTCCGTAAGCGCAGACTGGTATCTACCTAATTCTATTCTTGCACTACCTCGCAAAAAATGGACATACGCTGCCTCTGGATTGAGTTGAAGACTTTCATCAAAATCAGTAATCCCAGCCTCATAGCGTTCTAATGCTACCTTCGCACGCCCCCGTATGAAATAGGCATATGCATCATCTGGTTTGAGCTGGATACCTTCATTAAAATCGGCAATTGTATCCTCATAGAACCGTAGTGTGTATTTTGAATAGCCGCGCAGGAAGTAGGCTATATACATTACGGAGTCGTCTATATTCAGTTGGATACTTGCATCAAAGTCAGCAACCGCGGATTCATAGCGATTCAGTGTGACTTTTGTGAAGCCTCGTAAGAAGTAAGCTTTGGCAAAATCCGGTGCGAGTCGAAGCGTCTCATCAAAATCGGCAATCTCAGACTCATGTTGACCTAATGCTCCTTTCGCTATCCCACGATTGTAGTAAGCATGCGCATACTTCGGATTCAGATGTATCGCTTGGTTGTAAGCGTAAATTGCTTTCTCTTCCCTATTTCCTTCCAAAAGAGAGTTACCGATGGAGAAAAACGCCTCTGCGGCAAGTGTATTTATAGGTTTCTTTGATACCTTTGTAGAATTATCCTTGCACTCCTTATCCTTTGTGTCTTTTGGCTTTACACCCTCCATTAGTTCGGGGAATAGGTCTGTCAATTTTGGAAAGTGTTTGTCCTCATATTGTGAGGTGAGGGTACCG
The nucleotide sequence above comes from Candidatus Poribacteria bacterium. Encoded proteins:
- a CDS encoding tetratricopeptide repeat protein; the protein is MLTERPPTQHTSSTPISMELNALLEKTDISAFFQKQTIAEFSSEHLQTLMWKIVPEVPIPASEPIKASEQEQVEFGPYPENDYQWLVEVLEALTDIVSRNVNNDFAALTEVDYEQLDAVLKELIYVVGDDEEHSLAPLMDFIGTLTSQYEDKHFPKLTDLFPELMEGVKPKDTKDKECKDNSTKVSKKPINTLAAEAFFSIGNSLLEGNREEKAIYAYNQAIHLNPKYAHAYYNRGIAKGALGQHESEIADFDETLRLAPDFAKAYFLRGFTKVTLNRYESAVADFDASIQLNIDDSVMYIAYFLRGYSKYTLRFYEDTIADFNEGIQLKPDDAYAYFIRGRAKVALERYEAGITDFDESLQLNPEAAYVHFLRGSARIELGRYQSALTDCEEAIRRNPDLAEAYHTRGEAYRLLGKTLEAKADYQKALELAEETDDQDLKIEIEQSLEKLNNTE